One window of Streptococcus suis genomic DNA carries:
- a CDS encoding LPXTG cell wall anchor domain-containing protein has translation MTVPADSTLPGEGGDVPVIPHVPAYVSVNPGANEPLKPVNPEDPSKGYIPPVPGKPGEDTLIPYVPVKDDGQPGEPGTDDKPGGPNGGDNNPGGNNPGSDTPSQPFTAGQLPNTGESSSVAGVLGAAMLVASLGLAGKRRRRED, from the coding sequence ATGACTGTTCCTGCAGATTCAACATTACCAGGTGAAGGTGGCGATGTCCCAGTTATTCCACACGTTCCAGCTTATGTTTCGGTTAATCCAGGTGCGAATGAGCCGTTGAAACCAGTAAATCCAGAAGATCCATCTAAAGGCTACATTCCACCAGTTCCAGGAAAGCCAGGTGAAGATACACTTATTCCTTATGTACCAGTTAAGGATGATGGTCAACCAGGAGAGCCAGGTACTGATGATAAGCCAGGTGGACCAAATGGTGGCGATAACAACCCAGGCGGTAACAACCCAGGTTCCGACACTCCATCACAACCATTTACAGCTGGACAATTGCCAAACACTGGTGAATCTTCATCAGTAGCAGGTGTTCTCGGAGCAGCAATGCTGGTTGCATCCCTTGGCCTTGCAGGCAAACGCCGTCGTCGCGAAGACTAG
- a CDS encoding Crp/Fnr family transcriptional regulator, giving the protein MITTDQYMYLKNHPSFNQLSVEHFDQLAKEIRFRKIPKGQVIFYAEDKRDYLFVIGKGYARIEQYDETDTYSYLDYIRQGGSFPFGDMFQDKTYHYTAIAITDLEYFIIPMALYEKYSMRNPRQLVYINRKLSNILRFQELRLRNAMVSKASSRVVQVLALLYWDMCRRESLEDLQFDISIQEIARLAATTRETASHVCKELKEADKIAYGHKRLTYKDVPFFLKSLN; this is encoded by the coding sequence ATGATTACAACTGACCAGTATATGTACCTGAAAAATCATCCAAGCTTTAATCAGCTGTCCGTGGAGCATTTTGATCAGCTGGCCAAGGAAATCCGGTTTCGGAAGATTCCCAAGGGTCAGGTCATTTTCTATGCGGAAGACAAGCGTGACTATCTCTTTGTCATCGGCAAGGGTTATGCTCGGATTGAGCAGTATGATGAGACGGACACTTACAGCTACCTAGATTACATTCGGCAGGGCGGTTCATTTCCTTTTGGAGATATGTTTCAGGACAAGACCTACCATTATACGGCCATTGCCATCACGGACTTGGAGTACTTTATTATTCCTATGGCTCTTTATGAAAAGTATTCCATGCGCAATCCGAGGCAATTGGTCTATATCAACAGAAAATTGTCCAATATCCTGCGTTTTCAGGAGCTGCGTTTGCGCAATGCCATGGTGTCAAAGGCCAGTAGTCGAGTGGTTCAGGTCCTAGCCTTACTTTACTGGGATATGTGCCGGCGAGAGTCCTTGGAGGATTTACAGTTTGACATTAGTATCCAAGAGATTGCCCGCCTGGCGGCTACGACTAGGGAAACTGCTAGCCATGTCTGCAAGGAATTAAAGGAAGCTGATAAAATCGCTTACGGCCACAAGCGCCTGACCTACAAGGATGTTCCTTTCTTTCTCAAAAGTTTAAATTAG
- a CDS encoding 5'-nucleotidase C-terminal domain-containing protein yields the protein MMKNIRLKSSILALVAGFSVAATQTTLADELAVQIMGVNDFHGALDTTGTARLEGETVRNAGTAALLDTYMDDAQVEFEAEAAAKEIPAESIRVQAGDMVGASPANSGLLQDEPTVKVFNEIGVEYGTLGNHEFDEGLAEFDRIVTGQAPEAGKFNPIVDSYDRQASTQEIVIANVVDKATGEIPFGWKPYAIKTIPVNDKVANIGFIGVVTTEIPNLVLKANYEQYDFLDEAETIAKYSKELNDQGVKAIVVLAHVPATSKEGVAAGAAADMLEKLNSLYPENSVDLVFAGHNHVAVNGTAGNTLIVQATSQGKAFADVRAIYETDIADFVAIPTATIKAVAPDQKTPSATIQAIVDEANTIVKQVTDKKIATAASTTAISREVNEFNESAVGNLVTTAQLEIARKSGYNVDFAFTNNGGIRADLAVQEDGTVTWGAAQAVQPFGNILQVVEMTGEQIITALNQQYDEGEKYFLQVSGLNYIYTVADNPTEENPYKVAKVFKADGSELVPTETYQLVINDFLYGGGDGFSIFKEAKLIGAINPDTEVFVEYLSDLEKAGQKITAQIYGRKKFIEKEEPAPIEEETPPSDPTPQEETEKPTPEDPTNPKPEQKPTRPTDPIIDPTPEDPTDPKPEQKPTRPTDPIIDPTTEPKPTLASKEEKTLPNTGQSDLTALLISLGGLVSLGTAVSIKRKEVQ from the coding sequence GGTAGCTGGTTTTAGTGTGGCAGCTACGCAAACCACCCTGGCAGATGAGTTGGCTGTGCAAATCATGGGTGTCAACGATTTCCACGGTGCATTGGATACAACTGGTACAGCTCGTTTGGAGGGGGAAACTGTCCGTAACGCTGGTACAGCGGCCTTGCTAGATACCTACATGGATGATGCTCAAGTAGAATTTGAAGCAGAAGCAGCAGCTAAAGAAATTCCAGCGGAATCTATCCGTGTTCAGGCTGGTGATATGGTTGGTGCCAGTCCAGCCAACTCAGGCCTCTTGCAGGATGAGCCAACTGTCAAAGTCTTCAATGAAATTGGCGTTGAATACGGAACTTTGGGTAACCACGAGTTTGACGAAGGTTTGGCAGAATTCGACCGTATCGTGACTGGTCAGGCCCCAGAAGCTGGAAAATTCAACCCAATCGTGGATAGTTATGACCGCCAGGCTTCTACGCAGGAAATTGTCATCGCAAACGTGGTAGATAAGGCAACAGGCGAAATTCCATTTGGCTGGAAACCATATGCTATCAAGACCATTCCTGTTAATGACAAAGTTGCCAATATCGGCTTTATCGGTGTGGTAACAACAGAAATTCCAAACCTTGTCTTGAAGGCAAACTACGAACAATATGACTTCCTTGACGAGGCAGAAACCATTGCCAAATATTCTAAGGAATTGAACGACCAAGGTGTCAAGGCGATTGTTGTTCTTGCCCACGTTCCCGCTACAAGTAAGGAAGGTGTGGCAGCTGGTGCAGCAGCGGATATGCTGGAAAAACTCAATAGCCTCTACCCAGAAAACTCAGTGGACCTTGTCTTTGCGGGTCATAACCATGTCGCAGTAAATGGCACAGCGGGCAATACCTTGATTGTCCAAGCAACTTCACAAGGTAAGGCCTTTGCGGATGTTCGTGCTATCTATGAGACAGACATCGCAGACTTTGTGGCTATTCCAACGGCGACTATCAAGGCAGTAGCACCTGATCAAAAAACACCGTCCGCAACCATCCAGGCCATTGTCGATGAGGCAAATACCATCGTCAAACAAGTGACAGACAAGAAAATTGCGACTGCGGCGTCTACAACAGCCATTTCTCGTGAAGTTAATGAATTCAATGAAAGTGCAGTCGGAAATCTGGTGACAACTGCCCAGCTGGAAATCGCTAGAAAATCTGGCTACAATGTTGATTTCGCCTTTACAAATAACGGTGGTATCCGTGCAGACTTGGCTGTTCAAGAAGATGGTACAGTGACGTGGGGTGCTGCACAGGCTGTTCAGCCATTTGGAAATATCCTTCAAGTTGTGGAAATGACAGGTGAGCAAATTATCACTGCCCTTAACCAGCAGTACGATGAAGGTGAAAAATACTTTCTTCAAGTGTCAGGTCTTAACTACATTTACACAGTAGCGGACAATCCAACGGAAGAAAATCCATATAAGGTAGCCAAAGTCTTCAAGGCAGATGGTAGTGAATTAGTGCCAACTGAGACCTATCAATTGGTTATCAATGACTTCCTCTATGGCGGTGGCGATGGTTTCTCTATCTTCAAGGAAGCAAAATTGATTGGGGCCATCAATCCCGATACTGAAGTCTTTGTTGAATACCTGTCAGACTTGGAAAAAGCTGGTCAGAAAATCACTGCTCAAATCTATGGTCGTAAGAAATTTATCGAGAAAGAAGAGCCAGCTCCAATTGAGGAAGAAACTCCACCGTCAGACCCAACTCCTCAGGAGGAAACAGAGAAGCCAACCCCAGAAGACCCAACTAATCCAAAACCAGAACAAAAACCAACTCGACCAACCGACCCAATCATAGACCCAACCCCAGAAGACCCAACTGATCCAAAACCAGAACAAAAACCAACTCGACCAACCGACCCAATCATAGACCCAACCACAGAACCAAAGCCAACTCTAGCTAGCAAGGAAGAGAAAACATTGCCAAACACTGGTCAATCTGACTTGACAGCTCTCCTTATCAGCTTGGGTGGATTGGTATCACTGGGTACAGCTGTTTCAATTAAGCGTAAAGAAGTTCAATAA